A window of the Tiliqua scincoides isolate rTilSci1 chromosome 5, rTilSci1.hap2, whole genome shotgun sequence genome harbors these coding sequences:
- the LOC136651769 gene encoding zinc finger and SCAN domain-containing protein 30-like: MAASKVETGSVLTIKIRTKPIPKEADFSTRSAKLPSVVQCGTIQELLHHVAPKKAHAKVPQCWEDAWQQVLQAADTQSLPRALNIKKKQPREANSPLKSLEPRDESEDLVTGIGASLEDMSHPLKNMWILHLHPEDDIEAYLEAFECMACSYHWPREEWATRLKLHLSNKALPAGGILEFSSAQDYNLVKESILKQYGITAETQRQCFRQLQYQDFRGPRETHRKLRAFCQRWLKPEKHTKEQILDLLILEQFLTILPEKMQTWVRECGPETCTQAVDLAESFQLGNQPPVPFRDVCVKFTKAEWALLTEEQQGLYRDVMLENFQNVSTLGVPLQKPEVITRIQQGVKPCFHDDASGTMIGNSLEHQFIGKGLLPALKELIAEKRAAAKRAGAAIKEKATATEETCKPWSPVEEFDDEPPNSKKQSSTPCKQGLTKMPPAKTHPTKRQASAPKGNTPKKKKQQPAVTKKPVSRKRLSQVQLQGDTSGRQESNTPTTTAKSRKQKARPAPQDGPPKLKKQPASQEEAPKLRNKSEALCEPPKLDKEPPLPEEDPLQKSQDQQEKQQQPPIKAKLHGASIPIITWHPPFSATVISDLTCVDCGRTFKQRGDLRHHRYTHTKEKPYACKLCDKHFRHPSNLHIHLRTHSGERPYQCLECGKAFTQSCNLRTHSQIHTDSKPFRCFVCGKSFRHSSNLIIHQRVHTGERPYPCSTCPKRFSDRTTLVQHERIHTGERPYTCRVCEQRFSQISHLVKHSRVHPGARGPSPPPPKPSGALSLSPKKSCFMQSNAKDSFRIIPTKAEENLAWISKAWAFSSNASPRQNCT; this comes from the exons ATGGCGGCCTCCAAGGTGGAGACTGGATCAGTGCTTACCATTAAGATCCGTACAAAGCCAATTCCCAAGGAAGCTGATTTTTCCACAAGATCAGCTAAGCTGCCCAGTGTGGTGCAATGTGGAACTATTCAAGAGTTGCTCCATCATGTGGCCCCTAAGAAGGCACATGCCAAGGTGCCCCAGTGCTGGGAGGATGCCTGGCAGCAGGTATTGCAGGCCGCGGACACTCAGTCTTTGCCACGTGCCTTGAACATCAAAAAAAAGCAACCCAGAGAAGCCAACAGTCCTCTGAAAAGTCTGGAGCCAAGAGATGAATCTGAGGATCTGGTCACAGGAATAGGTGCCTCTCTTGAGGACATGTCTCATCCACTGAAAAACATGTGGATTCTTCACTTACATCCAGAGGATGATATTGAAGCCTACTTGGAGGCCTTTGAGTGTATGGCCTGTTCCTACCACTGGCCCAGGGAGGAGTGGGCAACCCGACTAAAGCTTCATCTGAGCAACAAAGCTCTCCCAGCTGGTGGAATCTTAGAGTTCAGTTCAGCTCAAGACTACAACCTGGTAAAGGAGAGCATCCTGAAGCAGTATGGTATCACTGCAGAAACACAACGCCAGTGCTTCAGGCAGCTCCAGTATCAGGACTTCAGAGGGCCCCGGGAGACACACCGGAAGCTCCGGGCATTTTGTCAGCGATGGCTGAAGCCAGAAAagcacaccaaagagcagatttTGGACCTGCTCATCCTGGAGCAGTTCCTGACCATCCTGCCAGAGAAAATGCAAACCTGGGTCCGGGAATGTGGTCCTGAGACTTGCACCCAGGCAGTGGATCTTGCTGAAAGCTTTCAGCTGGGAAATCAG CCACCGGTGCCATTCAGAGACGTCTGTGTGAAGTTCACCAAGGCAGAGTGGGCCTTGCTAACAGAGGAGCAACAAGGGTTGTATCGTGATGTCATGCTGGAGAACTTCCAAAATGTGTCCACATTGG GAGTTCCTCTGCAGAAACCTGAGGTAATCACCCGGATACAGCAAGGGGTAAAACCATGTTTCCATGATGATGCTTCCGGCACCATGATAGGAAATTCTCTAGAGCATCAGTTCATAG GAAAGGGGCTACTGCCAGCCCTTAAGGAACTGATAGCAGAAAAGAGGGCTGCAGCAAAGAGAGCTGGAGCGGCCATAAAGGAAAAGGCCACAGCAACAGAAGAAACTTGCAAACCTTGGAGCCCAGTGGAAGAGTTTGATGATGAGCCTCCCAACTCTAAGAAGCAATCTTCAACACCTTGCAAGCAGGGGCTTACAAAGATGCCCCCAGCCAAAACCCACCCCACCAAAAGGCAAGCATCAGCCCCAAAAGGTAACACCCCTAAGAAGAAGAAACAGCAGCCAGCAGTGACAAAGAAGCCTGTGTCTAGGAAAAGGTTGTCTCAAGTGCAGTTGCAGGGAGACACTTCTGGAAGGCAGGAATCCAACACCCCGACTACAACAGCCAAATCCCGCAAGCAAAAGGCAAGGCCAGCACCTCAGGATGGGCCACCAAAGCTGAAGAAGCAGCCAGCATCGCAAGAGGAAGCCCCCAAATTGAGAAATAAATCTGAGGCATTGTGTGAGCCCCCCAAACTGGACAAGGAACCGCCATTGCCAGAGGAGGACCCTCTTCAGAAGAGCCAAGatcagcaggagaagcagcagcagccacccatAAAGGCAAAACTCCACGGAGCTTCCATCCCAATAATCACATGGCATCCACCATTCAGTGCCACCGTCATCTCAGATCTCACATGTGTGGATTGTGGGCGGACGTTCAAGCAGAGGGGCGACCTGCGCCACCATCGGTACACCCACACCAAGGAGAAACCATATGCGTGTAAATTGTGCGACAAACATTTCAGGCACCCGAGCAACCTCCACATTCACTTGCGGACACACAGCGGCGAGCGGCCGTaccagtgcttggagtgtgggaaggcCTTCACCCAGAGCTGCAACCTTAGGACACACAGCCAGATCCACACCGACAGCAAGCCGTTCCGCTGCTTTGTGTGTGGCAAGTCCTTCCGCCACAGCTCTAACCTAATCATCCACCAGCGTGTGCACACTGGGGAGCGCCCCTACCCCTGCTCCACGTGCCCCAAGCGCTTCAGTGACCGAACCACCCTTGTGCAACACGAACGCATACACACAGGTGAGAGGCCCTATACTTGCCGGGTTTGTGAGCAGAGGTTCAGTCAGATATCACACCTTGTGAAACACAGCCGTGTTCACCCAGGGGCCAGAGGCCCATCGCCACCACCTCCTAAACCCTCTGGAGCACTTTCTCTCAGCCCCAAAAAGAGCTGTTTCATGCAATCAAATGCAAAAGACTCTTTCAGGATAATACCAACAAAGGCAGAGGAGAACCTTGCCTGGATCTCAAAGGCTTGGGCTTTCTCTTCCAATGCTAGCCCTCGGCAGAACTGCACATAG